In a genomic window of Colius striatus isolate bColStr4 chromosome 2, bColStr4.1.hap1, whole genome shotgun sequence:
- the XPO1 gene encoding exportin-1, translated as MPAIMTMLADHAARQLLDFNQKLDINLLDNVVNCLYHGEGAQQRMAQEVLTHLKEHPDAWTRVDTILEFSQNMNTKYYGLQILENVIKTRWKILPRNQCEGIKKYVVGLIIKTSSDPTCVEKEKVYIGKLNMILVQILKQEWPKHWPTFISDIVGASRTSESLCQNNMVILKLLSEEVFDFSSGQITQVKAKHLKDSMCNEFSQIFQLCQFVMENSQNAPLVHATLETLLRFLNWIPLGYIFETKLISTLIYKFLNVPMFRNVSLKCLTEIAGVSVSQYEEQFVTLFTLTMMQLKQMLPLNTNIRLAYSNGKDDEQNFIQNLSLFLCTFLKEHGQLIEKRLNLRETLMEALHYMLLVSEVEETEIFKICLEYWNHLAAELYRESPFSTSASPLLSGSQHFDVPPRRQLYLPVLSKVRLLMVSRMAKPEEVLVVENDQGEVVREFMKDTDSINLYKNMRETLVYLTHLDYADTERIMTEKLHNQVNGTEWSWKNLNTLCWAIGSISGAMHEEDEKRFLVTVIKDLLGLCEQKRGKDNKAIIASNIMYIVGQYPRFLRAHWKFLKTVVNKLFEFMHETHDGVQDMACDTFIKIAQKCRRHFVQVQVGEVMPFIDEILNNINTIICDLQPQQVHTFYEAVGYMIGAQTDQTVQEHLIEKYMLLPNQVWDSIIQQATKNVDILKDPETVKQLGSILKTNVRACKAVGHPFVIQLGRIYLDMLNVYKCLSENISAAIQANGEMVTKQPLIRSMRTVKRETLKLISGWVSRSNDPQMVAENFVPPLLDAVLIDYQRNVPAAREPEVLSTMAVIVNKLGGHITAEIPQIFDAVFECTLNMINKDFEEYPEHRTNFFLLLQAVNSHCFPAFLAIPPAQFKLVLDSIIWAFKHTMRNVADTGLQILYTLLQNVAQEETAAQSFYQTYFCDILQHIFSVVTDTSHTAGLTMHASILAYMFNLVEEGKISTPLNPGNPVNNQMFIQEYVANLLKSAFPHLQDAQVKLFVTGLFSLNQDIPAFKEHLRDFLVQIKEFAGEDTSDLFLEERETALRQAQEEKHKLQLSVPGILNPHEIPEEMCD; from the exons gtattaaaaaatatgttgttGGCCTCATTATCAAGACATCATCTGATCCAACGTGTGTAGAA aaAGAGAAAGTGTATATTGGGAAACTGAATATGATTCTTGTTCAG ATACTGAAACAGGAATGGCCTAAGCACTGGCCAACTTTTATAAGCGATATTGTGGGAGCAAGCAGGACTAGTGAAAGCCTTTGTCAGAACAATATGGTGATCCTTAAACTATTAAGTGAAGAAGTGTTTGATTTTTCCAGTGGCCAGATTACTCAAGTTAAAGCTAAACATTTGAAAGACAG catGTGCAATGAATTCTCTCAGATATTTCAACTGTGTCAGTTTGTGATG GAAAACTCCCAAAATGCTCCCTTAGTTCACGCAACTTTGGAAACTTTGCTACGATTTCTCAACTGGATTCCTCTGGGATATATATTTGAGACCAAGTTAATCAGCACACTAATATACAAG TTCTTAAATGTTCCCATGTTTCGTAACGTCTCTTTGAAGTGCCTCACAGAAATTGCAGGTGTCAGTGTAAGCCAATATGAAGAACAGTTTGTAACACTTTTTACACTGACCATGATGCAGTTAAAACAG ATGCTTCCTTTAAATACCAATATCCGACTTGCGTACTCTAATGGAAAAGATGATGAACAGAACTTCATTCAGAATCTCAGTTTATTTCTCTGTACATTTCTCAAAGAACATGGCCAACTTatagaaaaaagattaaatctGAGAGAAACATTAATGGAG GCTCTTCATTATATGTTGTTGGTGTCAGAAGttgaagaaactgaaattttCAAGATTTGTCTGGAATATTGGAATCATTTAGCTGCtgagctctacagagagagccCCTTCTCAACATCTGCTTCTCCGTTGCTTTCGGGAAGTCAACACTTTGATGTTCCTCCAAGGAGACAGCTTTATTTGCCAGTATTGTCAAAG GTTCGATTACTGATGGTCAGCCGTATGGCTAAACCTGAAGAGGTCCTCGTGGTGGAAAATGATCAAGGGGAAGTAGTACGAGAATTCATGAAGGATACAGATTCCATAAACTTGTATAAAAATATGAGAGAGACATTGG TTTACCTTACACATCTGGATTATGCAGACACAGAACGAATTATGACTGAAAAGCTTCACAATCAAGTGAATGGAACAGAGTGGTCGTGGAAAAATTTGAATACCCTGTGTTGGGCTATAGGCTCAATCAGTGGCGCAATGCACGAAGAGGATGAAAAAAGATTCCTTGTTACAGTAATTAAG GATCTGCTGGGACTCTGTGAACAAAAGCGAGGGAAAGACAACAAAGCCATTATTGCATCAAATATAATGTACATAGTAGGTCAATACCCACGGTTTTTGAGAGCTCACTGGAAATTTTTGAAGACAGTAGTCAACAAGCTGTTTGAATTTATGCACG AAACCCACGATGGCGTCCAGGATATGGCTTGTGATACCTTCATAAAAATAGCACAAAAATGCCGCCGGCATTTTGTTCAGGTTCAAGTGGGAGAGGTCATGCCATTTATTGATGAAATCTTGAACAATATTAACACAATCATCTGTGACCTTCAACCACAACAG GTGCATACGTTCTATGAAGCAGTAGGCTACATGATTGGGGCACAGACAGACCAGACTGTGCAGGAGCATCTGatagaaaaatacatgttgcTACCTAATCAAGTATGGGACAGTATAATTCAACAGGCCACAAAA aaTGTTGATATTCTAAAGGATCCTGAAACAGTTAAGCAGCTTGGTAGCATTCTGAAAACCAATGTAAGAGCATGTAAAGCAGTTGGCCACCCCTTTGTGATTCAGCTTGGAAGAATTTATTTAGATATGCTGAATGTGTACAAGTGCCtaagtgaaaatatttctgcagcCATTCAGGCTAATG GTGAAATGGTAACAAAGCAGCCCTTGATTAGAAGTATGAGGACTGTAAAAAGGGAAACTTTAAAACTTATTTCTGGCTGGGTGAGCAGGTCCAATGATCCTCAGATG GTAGCTGAAAACTTTGTTCCTCCCTTGTTGGATGCAGTTCTCATTGACTACCAGCGAAATGTTCCAGCTGCTAGAGAACCTGAAGTCCTTAGTACTATGGCTGTCATTGTAAACAAGCTCGGTGGACATATTACTGCTGAAATACCTCAGATATTTGATGCTGTTTTTGAGTGCACATTAAATATGATCAATAAg GACTTTGAAGAATATCCTGAACATAGAACAAACTTCTTTTTGCTGCTCCAGGCTGTAAATTCTCATTGTTTCCCAGCATTCTTGGCCATTCCACCTGCACAGTTTAAACTTGTTCTGGATTCCATTATTTGGGCTTTCAAACACACAATgagaaatgttgcagatacag GACTTCAGATACTTTATACTCTACTACAGAATGTTGCACAAGAAGAGACTGCTGCACAGAGTTTCTATCAGACATATTTCTGTGATATCCTTCAGCACATTTTCTCAGTCGTAACAGACACGTCCCACACTGCTG GTTTGACAATGCATGCATCAATACTTGCATACATGTTCAACTTGgtagaagagggaaaaataagtACTCCATTAAACCCCGGAAATCCAGTGAACAACCAAATGTTTATTCAGGAATATGTTGCTAATCTTCTCAAATCAGCGTTTCCTCATCTGCAAGA TGCCCAGGTTAAGCTGTTTGTAACAGGACTCTTCAGTTTAAACCAGGATATTCCTGCTTTCAAGGAACACCTAAGGGACTTCCTGGTCCAAATCAAG GAATTTGCAGGTGAAGACACATCAGACTTATTcttggaagaaagagaaacagccCTTCGGCAGGCTCAAGAGGAGAAGCATAAACTTCAGCTGTCTGTACCTGGCATCCTTAATCCACATGAAATTCCTGAGGAGATGTGCgattaa